One part of the Cherax quadricarinatus isolate ZL_2023a chromosome 13, ASM3850222v1, whole genome shotgun sequence genome encodes these proteins:
- the LOC138852656 gene encoding 1-phosphatidylinositol 4,5-bisphosphate phosphodiesterase-like: MKHWMRLGMTVDSVGKIPVKHIVRTFASGKTEKMVFSCLEEMGLPSGKGDSIEKEAFTFEKFYKLYHTICPRTDIDELFSSITKGEHITLAQLVTFMNEKQRDPSLNEILYPLYDEKRCMEILTAHEPLKENVENSR; the protein is encoded by the exons TTGGATGCGTCTGGGAATGACAGTGGATTCTGTCGGAAAAATTCCTGTAAAGCACATTGTCCGAACTTTTGCCTCGGGCAAAACTGAAAAGATGGTGTTCTCGTGCCTAGAAGAAATGGGTTTGCCTTCTGGAAAG GGTGACAGTATAGAAAAAGAGGCCTTCACTTTTGAAAAGTTCTACAAACTGTACCATACTATTTGCCCTAGGACTGATATCGATGAACTCTTTTCAAGCAT CACAAAGGGAGAGCACATCACTCTGGCTCAGCTAGTTACGTTCATGAATGAGAAACAGCGAGATCCGAGCCTCAATGAAATTTTATATCCGCTTTACGATGAAAAACGATGTATGGAGATCCTCACAGCTCATGAGCCCCTCAAGGAAAATGTTGAAAACAGTAGGTGA